From the genome of Arthrobacter sp. ERGS1:01:
AAGGCGCCGGCGCTGTCGCGGCCCTGGAAGAAGTCCACGGCCGGGTCGAACAGCAGCCGGTAGCCGCGGGCCCGGTTCGCGAAGTAGGCGGCATTGGCGGCGTATTCGGCCCGGCGCGGATCAGTCACCGAGGCGCGCTCCAGCAGCAGTTCGGAGTACCGGGCCACGCCGTAGTCGCTGATGGCGTTTTCCAGCGACCAGGACATGGCCTCGTGCGTGGCGTCGCTGGGGATGTAGCCGGCAAAGATGCCCACGTCCAGGCCCTTGCGGCCCACGGCGGAGGCGTCCGAGGGTACGGTGGCGTTGCGCAGCGCCGAATCGTAGGCCTCGGCCAGGTCAAAGTTGCCCACGCCGTTGATGGCGGCGTCGGCAAACACCAGGTCGCTGCTGGTGCCCACCATGCAGTCCGAGTAGCCGGGGGCCGACCAGCGCGGGGTCCAGCCGCCGTCGCGGTAGTGCTCCACGAATCCGTCCAGCATGTTCCCGGCCTGCTCGGGGTCCAGCAGGCACAAGGCGGGCCACTCCGTGCGGTAGGTGTCCCAGAAACCGTTGTTCACGTACGTGCTGCCGGGGTTGATCTGTGCCCCCGTGAATTCGCTGCCATGGGCGTCCGCGGGCTTGAGGAAGCTGGCGTACTGCCATTTCGGCTCCGTTGCCGTGCCGGCGTTTTCGGCTGCGGAATTCGGGTAGAGGAACATTCGGTACAGATTGGAGTACAGCGTGGTGAGCTGGTCGGCGCTGGCGCCCTGGACCGCAATTACGCCCAACCTGTCATCCCACAGCTGTTGGGCGCGGGCGGAAACCTCGTCCACGGTGTCCCCGGCCGGGATTTCCAGTTCCAGGCTGTGGCGGGCCTGGGCGATGCCGATGAAGGACGTGGCCGCCCTGACGTTGACCGTCCTGTCCCCGCCGAGGGCGAACCGGACCCAGCCGGCAACGTCACCGTGGCCGCCGTTGCGCATGCCGGAGTCCGTCACGGGCCGGTCGGCGGTGGCGTAGAAGTACATGCGCAGGGCCGTGGAGTTTTCGCTGCCGTCCACGTAGCCGCTGAGCACGGGCAGGCCGTCGCTGGTTGTGGTGATGGTCAGCGAGCCGTTGTTGTCCAACTGGTCCAACAGCAAGGTGGCGTCCTCGCCGGGGTACTCAAAGCGCAGCGCGACGGCGTGGTCGGTGGGCGCCGCCGTGGCCACAAGGCCGTTGTCGAGGGCCACGCGGTAGCGGTGCGCCGTGGCTTCCTCGTTCGCGTGCCGGAACGTGAGCGCGCGGGCGGCGGGGTCGGCGTTGGGAGTGCCGGCGGAGCTGCCGGGCATGAACTGCAGCACGCTGTAGTCGTTCATCCACGGGCTGGGCTGGTGGGAAATGCTCAAGGCCTGCAATGCGCTGACGCCGGGCGCGACGTCGTGCTGGTGGTAGGCGTACACCCACTGGGTGGTGCGGGCGTCCGTGCACGGGGTGAGGAAGTTGAAGCCGTACGGCACGGCGGTGGCGGGCAGGGTGTTGCCGCGCGATACGCCGCCGGAGGAGTGCGTGCCGCGCGTGGTCAGCACGTGCTCGCTGGGGCGCCGGTGCTCCGGCGGGGCAGCCACGGTGCGCAGTTCGACGTCGTCGAGCCAGCCTTCCAGCGTGGCGTCCACCAGCTCCGCGGGCAGGTGCACGGCGGCCTCGATGGCGGTCACGGTGCGTCCGGCCAGCGGGGACAGATCGATCGTGCGGATGTTCCACTGGTCGGGAACCAGCCCCTTGGACTCCCCCTGCGCCCGGGCGGAGGCGCCGAAACCGTATTGATCCGCCAGAGCAGTGTCCGAAAGCCGGGCGCCGTCGTCCAGGACGAGGTCGACGGCGGCCGCACAGGCCCCGTAGCCGGCCGCGGGGTGGGAATCGTTTCCGGCAAACGCCGGAAAGATGAAGTAACTGAGAGTGCTGCCCGGGCCAATCACATGCGATTCCTCGCGCAGGACGGCGCGTTCCACGCGGTCCACCTTGTTCGCGGCCGGATCCGCCGCGGAAACGGCGTACCGCCAGGGGGTGGAGGTGCGCATGCCCTGGTCCGGGCGGGAGCTGGGGGCAAGGGACGGGCCT
Proteins encoded in this window:
- a CDS encoding GH92 family glycosyl hydrolase; translated protein: MELLPHTGPSLAPSSRPDQGMRTSTPWRYAVSAADPAANKVDRVERAVLREESHVIGPGSTLSYFIFPAFAGNDSHPAAGYGACAAAVDLVLDDGARLSDTALADQYGFGASARAQGESKGLVPDQWNIRTIDLSPLAGRTVTAIEAAVHLPAELVDATLEGWLDDVELRTVAAPPEHRRPSEHVLTTRGTHSSGGVSRGNTLPATAVPYGFNFLTPCTDARTTQWVYAYHQHDVAPGVSALQALSISHQPSPWMNDYSVLQFMPGSSAGTPNADPAARALTFRHANEEATAHRYRVALDNGLVATAAPTDHAVALRFEYPGEDATLLLDQLDNNGSLTITTTSDGLPVLSGYVDGSENSTALRMYFYATADRPVTDSGMRNGGHGDVAGWVRFALGGDRTVNVRAATSFIGIAQARHSLELEIPAGDTVDEVSARAQQLWDDRLGVIAVQGASADQLTTLYSNLYRMFLYPNSAAENAGTATEPKWQYASFLKPADAHGSEFTGAQINPGSTYVNNGFWDTYRTEWPALCLLDPEQAGNMLDGFVEHYRDGGWTPRWSAPGYSDCMVGTSSDLVFADAAINGVGNFDLAEAYDSALRNATVPSDASAVGRKGLDVGIFAGYIPSDATHEAMSWSLENAISDYGVARYSELLLERASVTDPRRAEYAANAAYFANRARGYRLLFDPAVDFFQGRDSAGAFSHTPDTFDPRVWGHDYTETNAWGMAFSVPQDGAGLAELYGGRKGLEAKLDAYFGTPETARHEFKGSYWDVIHEMVEARNIRMGMFGISNQPAHHAPFMYAFTDAPHKLQAITRESVARLFTGSEIGQGYPGDEDNGEMSAWYVFAALGFYPLSLASGGFIITSPLYESATVRLATGTTIGIKSLNHGAGNVYIQSLSVNGAPWESTFIDHATLAAGGTLEFVMGAEPSAWGSAPGEAPPSLDAPGASRAPTSDLTSPGGAFSASVSGAELLFNNTSADALSMPDGGWAAYAFDAPTAVSLYTVTAGPELTDWVLEGSNDGDAWSVLDSRSGETFRWERQTRPFQLPDADFASYRLRVAGAATLYQLELFAGL